In the genome of Nomascus leucogenys isolate Asia chromosome 12, Asia_NLE_v1, whole genome shotgun sequence, the window GCTTATTGTTCAGCCAGTGTTGGTTCAGTGGTTGTGCTTTAGCCCTTGGTGCCAGTGAAGCATCCACCCTTTTTTGATAGATCTATGTGTGGTCTGGGGAATACTCTCAAGTCAAGCTCCATGTCCTGCTCTGATTGCTCCTGAGTGGGTGCAGCCTGGTGCAAGCACACAGTCTTCCCAACCCCAAGTGTTGCTCATGATTCCAGAAGGGCTTTTcttggctttctgtttctctggttctGCCTGTTAAACTTCTGGAGGCTTTGCCATTTGGGTTTGTCATACTAGTGCCATAGAGCTAGCAGCACCTTGTAATTGCTCTCCACCAAGATCTCTATGGTTTTCAACACCCTTAGGCATAGAATTCTCCACACTGTGTTTCAAATAAAGTCAGTCCTCTCAGGCAGAGCTTTGGAGCTCTTCATTCTTCaggccttccttccctcctgggCAGAACTTCTGCACAAGGGCCCACTTCTCCTACAGTGATACCCACCTGCTGTATGAGTAGGTGCTGGGGGAAAGAGGTGTTAGCTCCTGGTCTTCTTGACTTGCCTTTTCTGTTGCAGAATCTCTAATCTATGAACAAGCTGGAATGGGAGCAATTGAAGTCTAAATATTGTCAGCCTACCAGGCCTAGGATAGGGCTTCTGCTCTACAAATAGGGTAGGAAACCTCAGTCCTCTCAGCTTCACCAGCAAATAGAACTTCTGCAATACAGAGTAGAAATCATCTGGGAGAGACTTGTGTCCTaaagagaatttgaaaaatacataaataattacagTGTCACAGAGAGGTCacataagaacagaaataaggccaggcgcggtggctcccgcttgtaatcccagcactttgggaggccgaggcgggtggatcacgaggtcaggagatcgagaccacggtgaaaccccgtctctactaaaaatacaaaaaaattagccgggcatggtggcgggcgcctgtagtcccagctactcggagaggctgaggcaggagaatggcgtgaacctgggaggcggagcttgcagtgagccgagattgcgccactgcactccagcctgggcgacagagcgagactacgtctcaaaaaaaaaaataaaaaataaaaaaaaaataaaaataaaaatacaaaaaattagccgggcgtggtggcgggtgcctgtagtcccagctacttggagaggctgaggcaggagaatggcgtgaacccgggaggtggagcttgcagtgagccgagatcgcgccactgcactccagcctgggcgacagagtgagactccgtctcaaaaaaaaaaaaaaaaaaacagaaataaagtctGTAAGCTCTAGCAATATGGAAGTCCTTGGTGACATTTTTTGAAGCTAGTTTAATGTAAATATGGTTGGAGTCAAAGCCAGATTATAAAGGactaaggattaaatgaatggaGGAATGAAGATtatgcttttaaacattttagccATTCAAGGTTCCAAACTACTacatgtttcattttgcttttctgtctctgttcattatgtcctatttcttttttctcataggCGAGACCTGGAACCCCTTCAAATTACAGTACCAGCTGAGAAATGTACGAGAGCGCATCGCAAAGAACCTAGTAGAGAAGGGTATTCTAACCACTGAGAAGCAGAATTTCCTGCTATTTGACATGACTACTCATCCAGTGACCAATACAACAGAGAAACAGCGACTAGTGAAAAAACTTCAAGATAGTGTACTAGAGCGGTGGGTAAATGACCCTCAGCGTATGGACAAGCGAACACTAGCACTCCTGGTGCTAGCCCACTCCTCTGATGTGCTAGAGAATGTCTTCTCCTCTCTGACAGATGACAAGTATGATGTGGCAATGAATCGAGCCAAGGACTTAGTAGAACTGGACCCTGAAGTGGAAGGGACAAAGCCTAGTGCCACAGAAATGATCTGGGCTGTGCTGGCAGCCTTCAATAAATCTTAAAGCCAGCAGGTggatttctccttttttcccctgCTGGCTGGTGACTGTCAGAGACCCCATCACTGAGTTTTGTGTGATCAGATGTTTCcatcatttttgtttccttttcttgaatCAGACTTGTGATTTGGGGAGCGCAACTTCAGGGCTTCTCCATAGACCTTGACCATTATAAGCAGACCTTATTTCTCCCTACACTTCCACCCCGTAGGTAAATAAACTGGGTGAACCCACACACACCCAATGAACATTTCTTCCATTTCGTGGTTTAGTTTCACCCAGTGTGCTTTTGGATAAGCAGAAATATCTAAATGGGATTTTGAGTTCTCCAGCTATAGAATGTGAATGAGATAAAAAGTGaagtattatatttttctaagtttGTTTTCTATCTTAAATACATGTTTTCACAGCCTTTGTCTCTCAGACTCTGCTAAATAATGTAGCTTATTGAAATAACTGTCGCTGAATAAGGAGCAATGAGAAACAAAACTAATTTTTGGAGCAGATGGTCTCTGGAATTGCATATCCTGCTAGTGATTTTCTCATCTTTCCTTTTCTAACCTAATGAGAATGTCCCAGATTCAATTACCTGGATCTCAAAGTCCTAGAGccagaaatatattctctcatcCCTGTTAGCATTCTCTTGCTCCCTCATTCACTAGGGTAAAAGtctaaattaagaaaagaaaagtctctCTCAACACCTCGTTCATGCAATCAGCATTAGAATTtgtaaggaaggaagggaggtggCATGAAAATTTCCATTCTTGGGGTATATGACTGTCCTGTTTCCCCCaggccactttttttttgagacagggtcttgctcttgcctaggcaggagtacagtggtgcaatcacagctgactgcagccttgacctccagggctcaaggatcctcctgcctcagtctcccaactaagtgggactacaggcacgtgccgccatactcagcttttttttttttttcttttttagagagacagagtctcgctttgttgcccaggctggtcttgaattcctgggctcaagcaattcttccacttcagcctcccaaagtcaaagtgctgagattactggcataagccactgcacccacgcCTCCAGACTACTTTAAATGTCTCTGCTCTGACTGAATTGAAGGAATTGTAAGTTTCAGTTGCTGAATATATCAGTATATCCGAACTCcagatctttttctttcctatttttggcTTCCTACATAAATTAATAAAGTCTGTCTATATTTAAGAGTTATGGGAGTAGTTTTGTCTATATTTAAGCCATAGATGTGCTCCTAGTCATTAGTCTTATTTCAGTAAAACCATCTTTCTGGCCAAATCTCTAACATGTTTTTTACTTCAGTAGTGAGGGCAATAAAAAGCTTTATTAAGAAAGATCCTATTTAAAGGGCTAATTTGGTATTGAAAGCATGCTGAAATTGAAAGCATATCGAAAGTCCAGTATTTGAGGATATAAAGAGGACGGGCACTGAGCTGTGCTGATGTAAagcatttattatactttaatggGATAGTGCTTCTTGACCATTATAGAACAACAAACTGTCAAAGGGCTAATACAGATGACCCAGACCTGACATTAAATCCTCTTgattagaaataattaaatgaattactTACTCATTTCTCTCCTCTGCCAAATCTACTTAGCCCCACAAAAATTCCCCAGctcagttaacatttttttgtttttcagtttaggTATCTCTTAGGTAAATAGAGATATAAATTGTAGTAGGAAACAAACTCTAAATGTGAGGCTGAATACAGATTCAGTCTGGCTCTCTAATAGGACAAAAGCCAGTCCATGTGTTGTCTCTACCTGagttagctttttcttttctttgaacaATTCGGCATGAATTGAAACCAGGTTTTCCTGTGGAAAGTTGTAGCTTGATTGGGGGATAGAAGTTGAATTGAGTTCTTTCTTGCAACtcttagtgtttatttttatattatatctCAATAAGACGAGGATATCTTCAGTTTGAATCTGCCTAACGTTCACTGCCAAACTCCTTCTCATTTAATGCTTATGGCCTTCACATTTCTGTATAATAAAGATCAATTATCAGCTCTCTGGTCTCTCTGTGCACAATTTTATaacttaatttgttttaattggaAATAAGGACTTTCTATACAAGGCTAGTAATGCCTCCCCCTTTACACTAGCATACCAGCCTGTTTTATCCTATGTAGAAAATGAAGGATACAAAAACAATTGTCACATGCATAGCCTGAGGGGCAGGACACATCAAGGCTGACCACATGAACACCAGCTAATACTCTAAAGCCTAAATAGTGTCTCcatctcaatcaaaataaattaa includes:
- the GOLPH3L gene encoding Golgi phosphoprotein 3-like, encoding MTTLTHRARRTDVSKNSEKKMESEEDSNWEKSPDNEDSGDSKDIRLTLMEEVLLLGLKDKEGYTSFWNDCISSGLRGGILIELAMRGRIYLEPLTMRKKRLLDRKVLLKSDSPTGDVLLDETLKHIKATEPTETVQTWIELLTGETWNPFKLQYQLRNVRERIAKNLVEKGILTTEKQNFLLFDMTTHPVTNTTEKQRLVKKLQDSVLERWVNDPQRMDKRTLALLVLAHSSDVLENVFSSLTDDKYDVAMNRAKDLVELDPEVEGTKPSATEMIWAVLAAFNKS